In Cicer arietinum cultivar CDC Frontier isolate Library 1 chromosome 7, Cicar.CDCFrontier_v2.0, whole genome shotgun sequence, a single window of DNA contains:
- the LOC101501638 gene encoding uncharacterized protein isoform X1 codes for MTLRPRLTSRRKFPKFFCILLLLLVPIFVIGIFIHRQKVSYFFRPLWDNPPAPFTSIPHYYAENVSMDHLCHLHGWSLRSQPRKIFDAIIFSNELDLLDIRWHELYPYVSKFVILESNTTFTGIPKPLFFAINQERFAFAKQKVVHDLYPGRVAVQGSYEDPFVLESKQRGAMNTLLRRAGISNGDILLMSDTDEIPSPHTLKLLQWCDGIPPIMHLELRNYMYSFEFPVDYSSWRATAHVYDPRTLYRHSRLTDLIFSDAGWHCSFCFRYISEFVFKMTAYSHADRVKRKSFLSHSRIQNLICKGDDLFDMLPEEYTFHELIKKMGSIPRSASAVHLPAYLIKNAEKFKFLLPGGCIRTPE; via the coding sequence ATGACTCTCCGACCCCGCCTCACTTCTAGACGAAAATTTCCCAAGTTCTTTTGTATCTTACTTCTGTTACTGGTGCCAATTTTTGTAATTGGAATTTTCATCCACCGCCAAAAGGTTTCCTATTTCTTCCGACCGCTTTGGGACAACCCTCCTGCCCCCTTCACAAGTATACCTCACTATTACGCCGAAAATGTCTCTATGGACCACCTTTGCCACCTTCACGGCTGGTCCCTTCGCTCGCAGCCTCGTAAAATTTTTGATGCAATTATCTTCAGCAATGAGTTAGACTTGCTAGATATTAGATGGCATGAACTTTATCCATACGTGTCAAAGTTTGTGATCCTCGAGTCGAACACCACTTTCACAGGCATTCCAAAACCTCTTTTCTTTGCCATAAACCAAGAAAGATTTGCATTTGCCAAACAAAAAGTTGTCCACGACTTGTATCCCGGTAGAGTTGCAGTCCAGGGATCATATGAGGACCCGTTTGTGCTCGAGTCAAAACAACGTGGGGCTATGAATACATTGCTACGCCGTGCAGGGATTTCAAACGGTGATATTCTTCTGATGTCAGATACAGATGAAATTCCAAGTCCTCATACTTTGAAACTGCTTCAGTGGTGCGATGGGATTCCTCCTATAATGCATCTTGAACTAAGAAACTACATGTACTCATTCGAGTTTCCCGTGGACTACAGCAGCTGGCGAGCCACTGCCCACGTCTATGATCCCCGGACACTTTACAGGCACTCACGCCTGACCGATCTAATTTTCTCAGACGCCGGATGGCATTGCAGCTTTTGCTTTCGGTATATTTCGGAGTTTGTTTTCAAAATGACTGCATATAGCCACGCAGACCGCGTGAAACGGAAATCTTTCCTTAGTCATTCGAGAATTCAGAACCTTATTTGCAAGGGAGATGATCTTTTTGATATGCTCCCGGAAGAATACACCTTCCATGagttgattaaaaaaatggGGTCGATACCGCGTTCGGCTTCTGCTGTTCATCTTCCTGCTTACTTGATAAAAAATGCAGAAAAATTTAAG